One window of the Cryptomeria japonica chromosome 7, Sugi_1.0, whole genome shotgun sequence genome contains the following:
- the LOC131856700 gene encoding G-type lectin S-receptor-like serine/threonine-protein kinase At2g19130 has translation MEPELWNMHITEKADIFSFGVMVIEIVSGKRSRELSENDLFSLLQVKAEEGRLLDLVYPGLENEETGIKEEAVKLIKVGMWCVQDNFTRRTGMSIVVKALEGLIDTFNDVLCALPGSTVSSYQDSLLSSDCLMLLQLPYYLHLDNLFICLFPSACVPLATTSGHFYLYSNRSPPVIRQLQLLDKIK, from the coding sequence ATGGAACCTGAATTGTGGAACATGCATATCACAGAGAAGGCAGATATATTTAGCTTTGGTGTTATGGTGATAGAAATTGTCAGCGGAAAACGAAGCAGAGAGCTTTCAGAAAACGACTTGTTTTCACTGTTACAGGTTAAGGCAGAGGAAGGCAGGCTGTTGGATTTGGTCTATCCGGGGCTTGAAAATGAGGAAACGGGCATAAAAGAGGAGGCTGTAAAATTGATAAAAGTGGGAATGTGGTGTGTACAGGACAATTTTACGAGGAGAACAGGGATGTCCATTGTGGTGAAGGCGTTGGAAGGTTTAATAGACACGTTTAATGATGTTCTATGCGCGTTACCAGGGTCAACAGTTTCTTCTTATCAAGATTCTCTCCTCTCATCCGATTGTCTTATGCTCCTACAGCTTCCGTATTATCTGCACCTAGATAATTTGTTTATTTGCCTATTTCCCTCTGCATGTGTTCCTTTAGCAACAACCTCTGGCCATTTCTATTTGTATTCTAATCGCAGTCCTCCTGTAATCAGGCAATTGCAATTATTAGATAAAATAAAATAG
- the LOC131036884 gene encoding G-type lectin S-receptor-like serine/threonine-protein kinase SD2-5, producing MVWSSNRDQMVQENATLTLTSTGELVLEDSDGNLVWSTNTFTQAFLRRVIHESGNLVLYKTSGGIIWQSFDYPTDTILLGQKLKYPQAPAGLELSYTQLDNQSIHIYSQGGRSTCSCPRDGDTFKPIDVTKPNSGCARRVPLVCSEKSRLKDHHFLELEHVLIFTYFYESSSTPGLVSRDACKTFCLEDCSCKASFFRYAANFSSGYCYLDSNIYYMKTNSPVDEFYNSIAYIKVQSKGKHNKYLVVIICASVGGAITLLILLWAWINKSQNGRQQKEKDEDEDEDDHGNWPAGLPLRYTFQELKNGTNNFSVKLGSRGFGSVYEGVLADGSKIAVKRLDGAGEG from the exons ATGGTGTGGAGTTCAAACAGAGACCAGATGGTGCAAGAAAATGCAACCCTGACACTCACCTCCACGGGAGAACTCGTGTTAGAAGATTCAGATGGTAATCTCGTCTGGTCTACAAATACATTTACCCAAGCTTTTCTAAGGAGGGTGATACACGAATCTGGGAACCTGGTTCTCTATAAGACGTCCGGTGGAATCATCTGGCAATCTTTTGATTATCCAACTGATACCATTCTGCTAGGGCAGAAGTTAAA ATATCCCCAGGCACCTGCAGGTTTAGAGTTATCTTATACCCAGCTCGACAACCAGTCCATCCATATTTACTCTCAAGGAGGACGATCAACG TGCAGCTGTCCAAGAGATGGCGATACTTTTAAACCGATCGATGTCACAAAACCTAATTCAGGATGTGCTCGGCGCGTTCCTCTTGTGTGCTCAGAGAAAAGTAGGCTCAAAGATCATCACTTTTTGGAACTGGAGCACGTTTTGATTTTTACTTATTTTTATGAAAGTTCTTCCACGCCAGGGTTGGTGTCGAGAGATGCATGTAAAACATTTTGCCTCGAAGATTGCTCTTGCAAAGCTTCTTTTTTCAGGTACGCGGCCAATTTTTCGAGTGGTTATTGCTATCTAGATTCCAATATCTATTATATGAAAACAAACAGTCCAGTAGATGAGTTTTACAATTCCATTGCTTATATTAAAGTCCAGTCTAAGGGAAAGCACAATAAGTACTTAGTTGTCATCATTTGTGCTTCTGTGGGCGGAGCAATAACTCTGTTAATCTTATTGTGGGCTTGGATAAATAAGTCTCAAAATGGCAGACAGCagaaagaaaaggatgaagatgaagatgaggatgatcaCGGAAATTGGCCAGCAGGCTTACCTCTGCGTTACACATTCCAGGAATTAAAGAATGGTACTAATAATTTTAGTGTTAAGCTGGGAAGCAGAGGATTCGGTTCAGTTTATGAAGGTGTTTTGGCTGACGGCTCAAAGATAGCAGTGAAGCGTCTGGATGGAGCAGGAGAAGGCTAA